One Canis lupus familiaris isolate Mischka breed German Shepherd chromosome 20, alternate assembly UU_Cfam_GSD_1.0, whole genome shotgun sequence genomic region harbors:
- the PDE4C gene encoding cAMP-specific 3',5'-cyclic phosphodiesterase 4C isoform X1, with amino-acid sequence METPGVQEGAEASSELSRARSRQGVARPPKHLWRQPRRPIRIQQRFYSDPDKSVGRSETDRSPRPGLEKSRRSWPTSYRRFDLENGLSCGRSTLDPQAGPGLGRVIQASAQHSQRRESFLYRSDSDYELSPKAMSRNSSVASDLHGEDMIVTPFAQVLASLRTVRSNVAALAHLQGRGAAKQASVENPLFGSQPPPPTEDTGQKLALETLDELDWCLDQLETLQTRHSVGEMASNKFKRMLNRELTHLSETSRSGNQVSEYISQTFLDQQTEMELPRVTPMETPRPMSQISGLRGLPHSASLSAATIPRFGVQTDQEGQLAKELEDTNKWGLDVFKVAELSGNRPLTTIIFSIFQERDLLKTFQIPADTLATYLLMLESHYHADVAYHNSLHAADVAQSTHVLLATPALEAVFTDLEVLAAVFASAIHDVDHPGVSNQFLINTNSELALMYNDASVLENHHLAVGFKLLQAENCDIFQNLSAKQRQSLRRMVIDMVLATDMSKHMNLLADLKTMVETKKVTSLGVLLLDNYSDRIQVLQNLVHCADLSNPTKPLELYRRWTDRIMAEFFQQGDRERESGLDISPMCDKHTASVEKSQVGFIDYIAHPLWETWADLVHPDAQDLLDTLEDNREWYQSKIPRSPVDLTSPQQDSPDRFHFELTLEEAEEEEEEEGALDTEVSESPDTELLAPEASLDRGSPLLDNQRTGGKPCVDHEANVMAEPFGT; translated from the exons ATGGAGACCCCAGGGGTCCAAGAAGGCGCGGAGGCATCCAGCGAGCTGAGTCGCGCTCGCAGCCGCCAAGGCGTAGCCAGACCCCCGAAGCACTTGTGGCGTCAGCCCCGGCGCCCCATCCGCATCCAGCAACGCTTCTACTCGGACCCGGACAAGTCCGTGGGCCGCAGCGAGACAGACCGCAGCCCGCGGCCGGGGCTCGAGAAGTCGCGGCGCTCCTGGCCCACCTCCTACAGGCG CTTTGACCTGGAAAATGGACTCTCATGTGGAAGGAGCACCCTGGACCCTCAGGCTGGGCCTGGCCTTGGCCGGGTCATCCAGGCTTCTGCTCAGCACAGCCAGAGGCGAGAATCCTTCCTGTACCGCTCTGACAGCGACTACGAACTCTCGCCCAAGGCCATGTCTCGGAACTCCTCTGTGGCTAGCGATCT ACACGGAGAAGACATGATTGTGACGCCCTTCGCCCAG GTCCTAGCCAGTTTGAGGACCGTTCGGAGCAATGTCGCAGCCCTGGCGCACCTGCAAGGCCGCGGGGCAGCCAA GCAGGCATCGGTGGAGAACCCCCTATTTGGCAGTCAGCCCCCTCCACCTACAG AGGACACTGGGCAGAAGCTGGCTTTGGAGACACTGGACGAGCTGGACTGGTGTCTGGATCAGCTGGAGACACTGCAGACACGGCACTCAGTGGGGGAAATGGCCTCTAACAAG TTCAAGCGGATGCTGAACCGGGAGTTAACTCACCTGTCTGAAACCAGCCGGTCTGGGAACCAGGTGTCTGAGTACATCTCCCAAACCTTCCTGG ACCAGCAGACTGAGATGGAGTTGCCCAGGGTGACCCCCATGGAGACCCCAAGGCCCATGTCCCAGATCAGCGGCCTGCGTGGGCTCCCCCACAGTGCCAGCCTCTCTGCAGCCACCATCCCACGCTTTGGGGTCCAGACTGACCAGGAGGGGCAGCTGGCCAAG GAATTGGAAGACACCAACAAGTGGGGCCTTGATGTGTTCAAGGTGGCAGAGCTAAGTGGGAACCGGCCCCTCACAACCATCATATTCAGCATCTTTCAG GAACGGGACCTGCTCAAGACATTTCAGATCCCAGCAGACACACTTGCCACCTACCTTCTGATGTTGGAGAGTCACTATCATGCAGATGTGGCCTACCACAACAGCCTACACGCCGCTGATGTGGCTCAGTCCACGCACGTGCTGCTGGCCACACCTGCCCTCGAG GCCGTTTTCACAGACCTGGAAGTCCTGGCTGCCGTCTTTGCAAGTGCCATCCATGATGTGGACCATCCTGGGGTCTCCAACCAGTTTCTCATCAACACCA ACTCAGAGCTTGCACTAATGTACAATGATGCCTCTGTGCTGGAGAACCACCACCTGGCCGTGGGCTTCAAGCTGCTGCAGGCAGAGAACTGCGACATCTTCCAGAACCTCAGTGCCAAGCAGCGACAGAGTCTGCGCAGGATGGTCATCGACATG GTACTGGCCACAGACATGTCCAAACACATGAACCTCCTGGCCGACCTCAAAACCATGGTGGAGACCAAGAAGGTGACTAGCCTTGGAGTCCTGCTGTTGGACAACTACTCCGACCGCATCCAG GTCTTGCAGAACCTGGTGCACTGTGCGGACCTCAGCAACCCCACCAAGCCGCTGGAGCTGTACCGCCGGTGGACGGACCGCATCATGGCCGAGTTCTTCCAGCAGGGTGACCGGGAGCGTGAATCAGGCCTGGATATCAGCCCCATGTGCGATAAGCACACCGCCTCGGTGGAGAAGTCCCAG GTGGGTTTCATTGACTACATTGCACACCCACTGTGGGAGACGTGGGCTGATCTGGTGCACCCAGATGCCCAGGACCTGCTGGACACGCTGGAGGACAACCGTGAGTGGTACCAGAGCAAGATTCCCCGAAGTCCTGTGGATCTCACCAGCCCTCAGCAGGACAGCCCTGACAGGTTCCACTTTGAGCTGACCCTGGAGGAGgcggaagaagaggaggaggaggaaggagcttTGGACACAGAGGTCTCGGAGTCACCTGACACTGAGCTCCTGGCCCCGGAAGCCAGCCTGGACCGTGGCTCCCCACTCCTGGACAACCAGAGGACTGGGGGCAAGCCCTGTGTGGACCATGAGGCCAACGTGATGGCTGAGCCCTTTGGCACCTAA
- the PDE4C gene encoding cAMP-specific 3',5'-cyclic phosphodiesterase 4C isoform X2, translating into MQGPPAPAPAPGPSSPRGSPRGSPGLFRKLLVNQSIRLQRRFTVAHPLCFDLENGLSCGRSTLDPQAGPGLGRVIQASAQHSQRRESFLYRSDSDYELSPKAMSRNSSVASDLHGEDMIVTPFAQVLASLRTVRSNVAALAHLQGRGAAKQASVENPLFGSQPPPPTEDTGQKLALETLDELDWCLDQLETLQTRHSVGEMASNKFKRMLNRELTHLSETSRSGNQVSEYISQTFLDQQTEMELPRVTPMETPRPMSQISGLRGLPHSASLSAATIPRFGVQTDQEGQLAKELEDTNKWGLDVFKVAELSGNRPLTTIIFSIFQSQGLDWRPVMDQERDLLKTFQIPADTLATYLLMLESHYHADVAYHNSLHAADVAQSTHVLLATPALEAVFTDLEVLAAVFASAIHDVDHPGVSNQFLINTNSELALMYNDASVLENHHLAVGFKLLQAENCDIFQNLSAKQRQSLRRMVIDMVLATDMSKHMNLLADLKTMVETKKVTSLGVLLLDNYSDRIQVLQNLVHCADLSNPTKPLELYRRWTDRIMAEFFQQGDRERESGLDISPMCDKHTASVEKSQVGFIDYIAHPLWETWADLVHPDAQDLLDTLEDNREWYQSKIPRSPVDLTSPQQDSPDRFHFELTLEEAEEEEEEEGALDTEVSESPDTELLAPEASLDRGSPLLDNQRTGGKPCVDHEANVMAEPFGT; encoded by the exons ATGCAGGgaccccccgcgcccgccccggcccctggGCCCAGCTCCCCTCGGGGCTCCCCGCGCGGCTCCCCCGGGCTCTTCAGGAAACTCCTGGTGAACCAGAGCATCCGCCTGCAGCGGCGCTTCACTGTGGCCCATCCGCTGTG CTTTGACCTGGAAAATGGACTCTCATGTGGAAGGAGCACCCTGGACCCTCAGGCTGGGCCTGGCCTTGGCCGGGTCATCCAGGCTTCTGCTCAGCACAGCCAGAGGCGAGAATCCTTCCTGTACCGCTCTGACAGCGACTACGAACTCTCGCCCAAGGCCATGTCTCGGAACTCCTCTGTGGCTAGCGATCT ACACGGAGAAGACATGATTGTGACGCCCTTCGCCCAG GTCCTAGCCAGTTTGAGGACCGTTCGGAGCAATGTCGCAGCCCTGGCGCACCTGCAAGGCCGCGGGGCAGCCAA GCAGGCATCGGTGGAGAACCCCCTATTTGGCAGTCAGCCCCCTCCACCTACAG AGGACACTGGGCAGAAGCTGGCTTTGGAGACACTGGACGAGCTGGACTGGTGTCTGGATCAGCTGGAGACACTGCAGACACGGCACTCAGTGGGGGAAATGGCCTCTAACAAG TTCAAGCGGATGCTGAACCGGGAGTTAACTCACCTGTCTGAAACCAGCCGGTCTGGGAACCAGGTGTCTGAGTACATCTCCCAAACCTTCCTGG ACCAGCAGACTGAGATGGAGTTGCCCAGGGTGACCCCCATGGAGACCCCAAGGCCCATGTCCCAGATCAGCGGCCTGCGTGGGCTCCCCCACAGTGCCAGCCTCTCTGCAGCCACCATCCCACGCTTTGGGGTCCAGACTGACCAGGAGGGGCAGCTGGCCAAG GAATTGGAAGACACCAACAAGTGGGGCCTTGATGTGTTCAAGGTGGCAGAGCTAAGTGGGAACCGGCCCCTCACAACCATCATATTCAGCATCTTTCAG AGCCAAGGCCTTGACTGGAGGCCTGTGATGGACCAGGAACGGGACCTGCTCAAGACATTTCAGATCCCAGCAGACACACTTGCCACCTACCTTCTGATGTTGGAGAGTCACTATCATGCAGATGTGGCCTACCACAACAGCCTACACGCCGCTGATGTGGCTCAGTCCACGCACGTGCTGCTGGCCACACCTGCCCTCGAG GCCGTTTTCACAGACCTGGAAGTCCTGGCTGCCGTCTTTGCAAGTGCCATCCATGATGTGGACCATCCTGGGGTCTCCAACCAGTTTCTCATCAACACCA ACTCAGAGCTTGCACTAATGTACAATGATGCCTCTGTGCTGGAGAACCACCACCTGGCCGTGGGCTTCAAGCTGCTGCAGGCAGAGAACTGCGACATCTTCCAGAACCTCAGTGCCAAGCAGCGACAGAGTCTGCGCAGGATGGTCATCGACATG GTACTGGCCACAGACATGTCCAAACACATGAACCTCCTGGCCGACCTCAAAACCATGGTGGAGACCAAGAAGGTGACTAGCCTTGGAGTCCTGCTGTTGGACAACTACTCCGACCGCATCCAG GTCTTGCAGAACCTGGTGCACTGTGCGGACCTCAGCAACCCCACCAAGCCGCTGGAGCTGTACCGCCGGTGGACGGACCGCATCATGGCCGAGTTCTTCCAGCAGGGTGACCGGGAGCGTGAATCAGGCCTGGATATCAGCCCCATGTGCGATAAGCACACCGCCTCGGTGGAGAAGTCCCAG GTGGGTTTCATTGACTACATTGCACACCCACTGTGGGAGACGTGGGCTGATCTGGTGCACCCAGATGCCCAGGACCTGCTGGACACGCTGGAGGACAACCGTGAGTGGTACCAGAGCAAGATTCCCCGAAGTCCTGTGGATCTCACCAGCCCTCAGCAGGACAGCCCTGACAGGTTCCACTTTGAGCTGACCCTGGAGGAGgcggaagaagaggaggaggaggaaggagcttTGGACACAGAGGTCTCGGAGTCACCTGACACTGAGCTCCTGGCCCCGGAAGCCAGCCTGGACCGTGGCTCCCCACTCCTGGACAACCAGAGGACTGGGGGCAAGCCCTGTGTGGACCATGAGGCCAACGTGATGGCTGAGCCCTTTGGCACCTAA